One Drosophila santomea strain STO CAGO 1482 chromosome X, Prin_Dsan_1.1, whole genome shotgun sequence DNA segment encodes these proteins:
- the LOC120456044 gene encoding uncharacterized protein LOC120456044, with protein MAFLFKLFTLLAVAAISIQMTLALEFMDEDFLGNEDDHHLDEEFSAEVPRVLTGYTRDTIAHFNPRKADGGFRQLWERVPLQKGVDIKRR; from the exons atggcttttctttttaaactGTTTACGCTCTTGGCAGTGGCCGCCATTTCCATCCAAATG actTTGGCACTGGAGTTTATGGACGAAGACTTCCTGGGAAACGAGGACGATCACCACTTGGACGAGGAGTTCTCCGCTGAAGTGCCTCGAGTTTTGACTGGTTATACCAGAGATACGATCGCGCACTTCAATCCCCGCAAAGCAGATGGCGGATTTCGACAGTTGTGGGAACGAGTTCCTCTTCAAAAAGGCGTTGATATCAAGCGGAGATAG